The Gordonia sp. KTR9 genome contains a region encoding:
- a CDS encoding exodeoxyribonuclease III: MRVATWNVNSVKQRIPRLLPWLDERRPDVVCLQETKISDAAFHESLGTELAERGYEIAHAGQGQWNGVALLSRVGLDDVRIGFDGMPGYPDPSTLEARAVSAVCGGLRIHSLYVPNGRSPDSDHYGYKLEWLAALARAVDDPATTLLCGDMNIAPADADVFDPGAYVGHTHVTPPERAALATFASMGLRDVVRDRWPDDRVFSYWDYRAGMFHKDLGMRIDLILAGESAADRVAAAWIDRKARKGSKPSDHAPVIVDLDEAPDGDIGPVVPPPSNPAKPGAAKVKLPQTPE; this comes from the coding sequence ATGCGCGTGGCGACCTGGAATGTGAACTCGGTGAAGCAGCGGATCCCGCGCCTGCTGCCGTGGCTGGACGAACGTCGACCCGACGTGGTGTGCCTGCAGGAGACCAAAATCTCCGACGCGGCCTTCCACGAGTCGCTGGGCACCGAGCTCGCCGAACGCGGATACGAGATCGCGCACGCCGGACAGGGGCAGTGGAACGGGGTGGCGCTGCTGTCGCGGGTCGGACTCGACGACGTCCGCATCGGGTTCGACGGCATGCCCGGATACCCCGACCCGTCGACCCTCGAGGCGCGGGCGGTGTCGGCGGTGTGCGGGGGACTGCGCATCCACTCGCTGTACGTGCCCAACGGCCGCTCGCCGGACTCGGACCACTACGGCTACAAACTCGAATGGCTGGCGGCGCTGGCCCGCGCGGTCGACGACCCCGCCACGACGCTCCTGTGCGGCGACATGAACATCGCGCCCGCCGACGCCGACGTGTTCGATCCCGGCGCGTACGTGGGACACACCCATGTGACGCCGCCCGAGCGCGCCGCGCTGGCGACCTTCGCATCGATGGGCCTGCGCGACGTGGTCCGGGACCGGTGGCCCGACGACCGCGTGTTCAGCTACTGGGATTACCGCGCCGGGATGTTCCACAAGGACCTCGGGATGCGCATCGACCTGATCCTGGCCGGCGAATCGGCCGCCGATCGGGTGGCGGCCGCCTGGATCGACCGGAAAGCGCGCAAGGGCAGCAAGCCCAGCGACCACGCGCCCGTCATCGTCGACCTCGACGAGGCCCCCGACGGAGACATCGGGCCGGTGGTCCCGCCGCCGTCGAACCCGGCGAAACCCGGTGCGGCGAAGGTGAAACTGCCGCAGACGCCGGAGTGA
- the tuf gene encoding elongation factor Tu: MAKAKFERTKPHVNIGTIGHVDHGKTTLTAAITKVLHDKYPDLNKSFAFDQIDKAPEEKARGITINISHVEYETEKRHYAHVDAPGHADYIKNMITGAAQMDGAILVVAATDGPMPQTREHVLLARQVGVPYILVALNKADMVDDEEIIELVEMEVRELLAAQEFDEEAPVVKVSALKALEGDPEWTKSVEELMAAVDESIPDPVRETEKPFLMPVEDVFTITGRGTVVTGRVERGEVNVNEEVEIVGIREKSTKTTVTGIEMFHKLLDSAQAGDNAGLLLRGLKREDVERGQVIVKPGTTTPHTEFEGQAYILSKDEGGRHTPFFNNYRPQFYFRTTDVTGVVTLPEGTEMVMPGDNTEMSVKLIQPVAMDEGLRFAIREGGRTVGAGRVTKITK, translated from the coding sequence GTGGCGAAGGCGAAGTTCGAGCGGACCAAGCCGCACGTGAACATCGGCACCATCGGTCACGTCGACCACGGCAAGACCACGCTGACCGCGGCCATCACCAAGGTGCTGCACGACAAGTACCCGGACCTCAACAAGAGCTTCGCGTTCGATCAGATCGACAAGGCTCCCGAGGAAAAAGCTCGCGGTATCACGATCAACATCTCGCACGTCGAGTACGAGACCGAGAAGCGTCACTACGCCCACGTCGACGCCCCCGGTCACGCCGACTACATCAAGAACATGATCACCGGTGCTGCCCAGATGGACGGCGCGATCCTCGTGGTCGCCGCCACCGACGGCCCGATGCCGCAGACCCGCGAGCACGTGCTGCTGGCCCGCCAGGTCGGTGTGCCCTACATCCTGGTCGCCCTGAACAAGGCCGACATGGTCGACGACGAGGAGATCATCGAGCTCGTCGAGATGGAGGTCCGCGAACTGCTGGCCGCCCAGGAGTTCGACGAGGAAGCCCCGGTCGTCAAGGTCTCGGCTCTCAAGGCCCTCGAGGGTGACCCCGAGTGGACCAAGTCGGTCGAAGAGCTCATGGCTGCCGTCGACGAGTCGATCCCGGACCCGGTCCGCGAGACCGAGAAGCCGTTCCTCATGCCCGTCGAGGACGTCTTCACCATCACCGGCCGTGGCACCGTTGTCACCGGTCGTGTGGAGCGCGGCGAGGTCAACGTGAACGAGGAAGTCGAGATCGTCGGCATCCGCGAGAAGAGCACCAAGACCACCGTCACCGGTATCGAGATGTTCCACAAGCTCCTCGATTCCGCACAGGCAGGCGACAACGCCGGTCTGCTGCTCCGCGGCCTCAAGCGTGAGGACGTCGAGCGCGGTCAGGTCATCGTGAAGCCGGGCACCACGACCCCGCACACCGAGTTCGAGGGCCAGGCGTACATCCTGTCCAAGGACGAGGGCGGCCGTCACACCCCGTTCTTCAACAACTACCGTCCGCAGTTCTACTTCCGCACTACGGACGTGACCGGCGTCGTGACCCTCCCCGAGGGCACCGAGATGGTCATGCCGGGCGACAACACCGAGATGAGCGTCAAGCTCATACAGCCGGTCGCCATGGACGAGGGCCTGCGTTTCGCCATCCGCGAGGGTGGCCGCACCGTCGGTGCGGGTCGAGTCACCAAGATCACCAAGTGA
- the rpsG gene encoding 30S ribosomal protein S7 → MPRKGPAPKRPLINDPVYGSPLVTQLVNKILLDGKKSTAERIVYGALEQARDKTGTDPVVTLKRALDNVKPTLEVKSRRVGGATYQVPIEVKPNRANTLALRWLVSFSRQRREKTMVERLANELLDASNGLGASVKRREDTHKMAEANRAFAHYRW, encoded by the coding sequence ATGCCACGTAAAGGACCCGCGCCGAAGCGCCCCCTCATCAACGACCCCGTCTACGGTTCGCCGCTGGTGACCCAGCTGGTCAACAAGATCCTGCTGGACGGCAAGAAGTCGACCGCCGAGCGCATCGTCTACGGCGCGCTCGAGCAGGCTCGCGACAAGACCGGCACCGATCCGGTCGTCACCCTCAAGCGCGCCCTCGACAACGTGAAGCCCACCCTCGAGGTGAAGAGCCGCCGCGTCGGTGGTGCCACCTACCAGGTGCCGATCGAGGTCAAGCCGAACCGCGCCAACACCCTCGCGCTCCGCTGGCTCGTCAGCTTCAGCCGTCAGCGTCGTGAGAAGACCATGGTCGAGCGTCTCGCCAACGAGCTGCTGGACGCGTCCAACGGTCTCGGTGCTTCGGTGAAGCGCCGCGAGGACACCCACAAGATGGCCGAGGCCAACCGGGCGTTCGCGCACTACCGCTGGTGA
- the rpsL gene encoding 30S ribosomal protein S12: MPTINQLVRKGRHDKAAKTKTAALKGSPQRRGVCTRVYTTTPKKPNSALRKVARVRLTSSVEVTAYIPGEGHNLQEHSMVLVRGGRVKDLPGVRYKIIRGSLDTQGVKDRKQARSRYGAKKGN; this comes from the coding sequence GTGCCAACCATCAATCAGCTGGTCCGCAAGGGCCGTCATGACAAGGCCGCCAAGACCAAGACCGCGGCCCTCAAGGGAAGCCCGCAGCGTCGTGGCGTGTGCACCCGCGTCTACACCACCACCCCCAAGAAGCCGAACTCGGCGCTGCGCAAGGTCGCCCGTGTGCGCCTGACCAGCTCGGTCGAGGTCACCGCGTACATCCCCGGCGAAGGCCACAACCTGCAGGAGCACTCGATGGTGCTCGTCCGCGGCGGTCGTGTGAAGGACCTCCCGGGTGTGCGCTACAAGATCATCCGCGGCTCGCTCGACACCCAGGGTGTCAAGGACCGCAAGCAGGCTCGCAGCCGCTACGGCGCAAAGAAGGGGAACTGA
- the fusA gene encoding elongation factor G, with translation MAQEVLSDLNKVRNIGIMAHIDAGKTTATERILFYTGVNYKIGETHDGASTTDWMEQEKERGITITSAAVTCFWNKNQINIIDTPGHVDFTVEVERSLRVLDGAVAVFDGKEGVEPQSEQVWRQAEKYDVPRICFVNKMDKLGADFFFTVRTIEERLGAKPLVLQLPIGAEDNFDGVVDLIEQKAITWRGTVEIGAEPTIEEIPADLADQAAEYREKLLETVAETDEALLEKYFGGEELTVAEIKAAIRKLTIAREYYPVICGSAFKNKGVQPMLDAIIDYLPSPLDVPSVEGHAVGDEEEILSRKPSADEPFSALAFKIAAHPFFGKLTFVRVYSGHITAGTQVLNATKGKKERIGKLFQMHANKEMPVEDATAGHIYAMIGLKDTTTGDTLCDSAAPIVLESMSFPDPVINVSIEPKTKSDQEKLGTAIQKLAEEDPTFSVKLDEETGQTVIGGMGELHLDILVDRMKREFKVEANVGKPQVAYRETIRKTVEKHEFTHKKQTGGSGQFAKVIIKLEPLVDAEDGATYEFANAVTGGRVPREYIPSVDAGAQDAMQYGVLAGYPLVNLKVTLLDGQYHDVDSSEMAFKIAGSQALKEAARMASPVILEPIMAVEVTTPEDYMGDVIGDLNSRRGQIQAMEERSGARVVKAQVPLSEMFGYIGDLRSKTQGRANYSMVFDSYAEVPANVSKEIIAKATGE, from the coding sequence GTGGCACAGGAAGTGCTCAGCGACCTGAACAAGGTGCGCAACATCGGCATCATGGCCCACATCGATGCCGGCAAGACCACCGCCACCGAGCGAATCCTCTTCTACACCGGTGTGAACTACAAGATCGGTGAAACCCACGACGGTGCCTCGACCACCGACTGGATGGAGCAGGAGAAGGAGCGGGGGATCACCATCACCTCCGCGGCGGTGACGTGTTTCTGGAACAAGAACCAGATCAACATCATCGACACCCCCGGCCACGTCGACTTCACCGTCGAGGTGGAGCGCAGCCTCCGCGTGCTCGACGGCGCGGTCGCCGTGTTCGACGGCAAGGAAGGCGTCGAACCGCAGTCCGAGCAGGTCTGGCGTCAGGCGGAGAAGTACGACGTCCCGCGCATCTGCTTCGTCAACAAGATGGACAAGCTCGGTGCGGACTTCTTCTTCACCGTGCGCACCATCGAGGAGCGCCTCGGCGCCAAGCCGCTGGTCCTCCAGCTGCCGATCGGTGCCGAGGACAACTTCGACGGTGTCGTCGACCTCATCGAGCAGAAGGCCATCACCTGGCGCGGAACCGTCGAGATCGGCGCCGAGCCGACCATCGAGGAGATCCCCGCGGACCTGGCCGACCAGGCCGCGGAGTACCGCGAGAAGCTCCTCGAGACGGTCGCCGAGACCGACGAGGCGCTGCTCGAGAAGTACTTCGGCGGCGAAGAGCTGACCGTCGCGGAGATCAAGGCCGCGATCCGCAAGCTCACGATCGCCCGCGAGTACTACCCGGTGATCTGTGGTTCGGCGTTCAAGAACAAGGGCGTCCAGCCCATGCTCGACGCGATCATCGACTACCTGCCGTCCCCGCTGGACGTGCCGTCGGTCGAGGGTCACGCCGTGGGCGACGAGGAGGAGATCCTCTCGCGCAAGCCGTCCGCGGACGAGCCGTTCTCGGCTCTCGCGTTCAAGATCGCGGCTCACCCGTTCTTCGGCAAGCTCACCTTCGTGCGTGTCTACTCGGGCCACATCACGGCGGGCACCCAGGTGCTCAACGCGACCAAGGGCAAGAAAGAGCGCATCGGCAAGCTCTTCCAGATGCACGCCAACAAGGAGATGCCGGTCGAGGACGCCACCGCGGGTCACATCTACGCGATGATCGGACTCAAGGACACCACCACCGGTGACACCCTGTGCGATTCGGCCGCGCCGATCGTGCTCGAGTCCATGAGCTTCCCGGACCCGGTCATCAACGTCTCGATCGAGCCGAAGACCAAGTCCGACCAGGAGAAGCTGGGCACCGCGATCCAGAAGCTCGCCGAAGAGGACCCCACCTTCTCGGTGAAGCTCGACGAGGAGACCGGCCAGACCGTCATCGGCGGTATGGGCGAGCTCCACCTCGACATCCTGGTCGACCGCATGAAGCGCGAGTTCAAGGTCGAGGCCAACGTCGGCAAGCCGCAGGTCGCCTACCGCGAGACCATCCGCAAGACGGTCGAGAAGCATGAGTTCACCCACAAGAAGCAGACCGGTGGGTCGGGCCAGTTCGCGAAGGTCATCATCAAGCTCGAGCCCCTCGTGGACGCCGAGGACGGTGCGACCTACGAGTTCGCCAACGCCGTCACCGGTGGTCGCGTCCCGCGCGAGTACATCCCGTCGGTGGACGCCGGAGCCCAGGACGCCATGCAGTACGGTGTCCTCGCCGGTTACCCGCTGGTCAACCTGAAGGTCACCCTGCTCGACGGTCAGTACCACGACGTCGACTCCTCGGAGATGGCGTTCAAGATCGCCGGCTCGCAGGCCCTGAAGGAAGCTGCGCGGATGGCCAGTCCGGTCATCCTCGAGCCCATCATGGCCGTCGAGGTCACGACACCCGAGGACTACATGGGTGACGTGATCGGCGACCTGAACTCCCGCCGTGGCCAGATCCAGGCCATGGAGGAGCGCAGTGGTGCGCGTGTCGTCAAGGCACAGGTGCCGCTGTCGGAGATGTTCGGCTACATCGGAGACCTCCGGTCGAAGACCCAGGGCCGGGCAAACTACTCCATGGTGTTCGATTCGTACGCGGAGGTTCCCGCGAACGTGTCGAAGGAAATCATCGCGAAGGCCACCGGCGAGTAA
- a CDS encoding helix-turn-helix domain-containing protein — protein sequence MVTRVAFGTTVERRLDAIGASPGVPFGEDVVGTTALGTPAETRGGIVVNGAEHYLEQFKSISCFGQPIIHPATRRLAGIICMSEIADRINPLAIPVVNGIVADIADRLLDRSRAHQRCVLDAFQRAAPRRDLAVAAIGDDLQLTNALAAELLSPTDIGALRIVATDPALRATVLPLTLVSGAEVEIAVEPVPGACGAALFRFRPVTEPPTTRSAPPTAPSRTSVAITGEPGTGRSTHAATLAAEADRPAVIVDVADELISGRRPDIPAYVGRARSMNTPLVIDGVDLLDAQSVALLGRVAVSSWRESPLIVVGGPRDQASPGVAALLARCATRVDLAPLRHRTSELAAIASSALTGIDPELSLSGSATDALLCDDWPGNLTELNSVLRQAAAACRARAARVVESSDLPPAYRTTSRAAHLSGREQAERTAIVEALDRARGNKVHAAKDLGISRTTLYSRMRALDI from the coding sequence ATGGTGACCCGGGTGGCGTTCGGCACGACGGTGGAGCGCAGACTCGACGCGATCGGCGCGTCGCCGGGTGTGCCGTTCGGCGAGGACGTCGTCGGGACCACGGCCCTCGGTACCCCGGCGGAGACCCGGGGCGGGATCGTCGTCAACGGAGCCGAGCACTACCTCGAGCAGTTCAAGTCGATCAGTTGTTTCGGGCAGCCGATCATCCATCCGGCCACCCGCAGGCTCGCCGGGATCATCTGCATGTCCGAGATCGCCGACCGCATCAACCCGCTGGCGATCCCCGTGGTGAACGGGATCGTCGCCGACATCGCCGACCGTCTGCTCGACCGCTCGCGCGCCCATCAACGGTGCGTCCTCGACGCGTTCCAGCGTGCCGCGCCACGGCGCGACCTGGCCGTCGCCGCCATCGGCGACGACCTCCAGCTCACGAATGCCCTTGCCGCCGAACTACTCTCACCCACCGACATCGGCGCCCTGCGGATCGTCGCGACCGATCCCGCACTGCGGGCGACGGTGCTACCGCTGACGCTGGTGTCCGGCGCCGAGGTGGAGATCGCGGTCGAACCCGTGCCGGGCGCCTGCGGCGCAGCGTTGTTCCGGTTCCGGCCGGTCACCGAGCCGCCCACGACGCGGTCCGCACCGCCGACCGCCCCGTCCCGCACGAGCGTCGCGATCACCGGTGAACCGGGCACCGGACGCAGCACCCACGCGGCCACGCTCGCCGCGGAGGCCGATCGGCCGGCGGTGATCGTCGATGTGGCCGACGAACTCATCAGCGGACGGCGCCCCGACATCCCCGCGTATGTCGGACGTGCCCGATCGATGAACACTCCGCTGGTCATCGACGGCGTCGACCTGCTCGACGCACAGTCGGTCGCGCTGCTCGGCCGCGTGGCGGTGTCGAGTTGGCGGGAGTCGCCGCTGATCGTCGTCGGCGGGCCTCGAGACCAGGCGAGCCCGGGTGTGGCCGCCCTCCTGGCGCGGTGTGCGACGCGGGTCGACCTCGCGCCGCTGCGTCATCGGACCTCGGAGCTGGCGGCGATCGCGAGCAGCGCGCTGACCGGCATCGACCCGGAGCTCTCGCTGTCCGGATCGGCGACGGACGCGCTGCTGTGCGATGACTGGCCCGGCAACCTCACCGAGCTCAACTCCGTACTCCGGCAGGCCGCGGCGGCGTGCCGAGCCCGCGCGGCGCGTGTCGTCGAGTCGAGCGACCTGCCACCCGCGTATCGGACGACCAGTCGGGCCGCGCACCTGTCCGGCCGGGAGCAGGCCGAGCGCACGGCCATCGTCGAGGCACTCGACCGGGCCCGTGGCAACAAGGTGCACGCCGCGAAGGATCTCGGCATCAGCCGCACGACGCTGTACTCGCGGATGCGCGCGCTGGACATCTGA
- a CDS encoding SHOCT domain-containing protein, which produces MTMFGESGTGPRVPAHVWSAVGTFAFVMLCGIVGPIFLVAYFVIDAPDTEWMLWTGIGVTVLDVLLGVGIAWFNYRGGAKLERLRAAGVFGIAEITSIGQTGVEINDQPMMKLGLRIRADGLVPFEVSTRKVVPYYQQPLLSARRLAVMVDPDTQDFEIDWQATALLAGTVPARFTSEEDGRTYDLTGQAEPLSEILQILGRHGVAGSGVIDLRSNPAARAEVMDVVRGWAGVRTDSATPSRTDSPFFAKPGAGVGGVADAGRSPAERLASLDELRRAGTITEEEYARARQRIVDDL; this is translated from the coding sequence ATGACCATGTTCGGAGAGTCGGGGACCGGACCTCGTGTTCCTGCCCACGTGTGGAGTGCCGTGGGCACTTTCGCCTTTGTCATGCTGTGCGGGATCGTCGGGCCGATCTTCCTCGTCGCCTACTTCGTGATCGATGCGCCCGACACCGAGTGGATGCTGTGGACCGGGATCGGCGTCACCGTTCTCGATGTCCTTCTCGGCGTGGGAATCGCGTGGTTCAACTACCGCGGCGGCGCCAAGCTCGAACGGCTGCGTGCCGCGGGGGTATTCGGCATCGCCGAGATCACCTCCATCGGTCAGACGGGTGTCGAGATCAACGACCAGCCGATGATGAAGCTGGGGTTGCGGATCCGGGCAGACGGGCTGGTGCCCTTCGAGGTGTCGACCCGGAAGGTCGTCCCGTACTACCAGCAGCCGTTGCTGTCTGCCCGGCGGCTGGCGGTGATGGTCGACCCCGACACCCAGGACTTCGAGATCGATTGGCAGGCAACGGCCTTGCTCGCCGGGACGGTGCCCGCCAGGTTCACCTCGGAAGAAGACGGTCGTACCTACGATCTCACCGGTCAGGCGGAGCCGCTGAGCGAGATCCTGCAGATCCTCGGGCGACACGGGGTGGCGGGGAGCGGCGTCATCGATCTGCGTTCGAATCCCGCGGCGCGCGCGGAGGTCATGGACGTCGTCCGTGGCTGGGCCGGCGTCCGGACGGACTCGGCGACGCCGTCCCGGACGGACTCGCCGTTCTTCGCCAAGCCCGGCGCCGGGGTGGGCGGGGTGGCCGACGCCGGTCGATCGCCGGCGGAGCGGCTTGCCTCGCTCGACGAACTGCGCCGTGCCGGAACGATCACCGAGGAGGAGTACGCGCGGGCGCGACAGCGCATCGTCGACGATCTCTGA
- a CDS encoding CDP-diacylglycerol diphosphatase yields the protein MHDTHSHRFTRLLTTLAVSTAVVASTALSGGGVASAAPPTPTQKLCGQAGDNPKTDNRLWLWGQVKNTTPKKLGSNLEVVQPAAQVQPNPKKPKYYAVRHGGDSKGVNDDFLVVPTNRVRGIECPYLWDGSQLNLWSAAWWQGGKRVAKDPAKPLAIGVNSVEKRGQDQLHLHMAQVYPGTLRDLRAIPQPETNLYAWTKTDVILNVDPAKTPNSKRHFHVVKYTGGLPDLFKVLHGQMTASQDIGKYSIAVVDAGQPNTYFVLASTPTLGGGTATGTGSMDEIYAWVHK from the coding sequence ATGCACGACACCCACTCGCATCGGTTCACCCGGCTCCTCACGACCTTGGCCGTCAGCACGGCCGTCGTCGCGAGTACGGCCCTGAGTGGAGGCGGGGTCGCCTCGGCCGCACCACCGACGCCCACTCAGAAACTCTGCGGCCAAGCCGGCGACAATCCGAAAACCGACAACCGACTCTGGCTATGGGGGCAGGTGAAGAACACGACACCCAAGAAACTCGGCAGCAACCTCGAAGTCGTCCAACCCGCGGCACAGGTACAACCGAATCCGAAGAAGCCGAAGTACTACGCGGTTCGCCACGGCGGCGACAGCAAAGGGGTCAACGACGACTTCCTGGTCGTGCCCACCAACCGCGTACGCGGCATCGAATGCCCCTACCTGTGGGACGGCTCGCAGTTGAATCTGTGGAGCGCCGCGTGGTGGCAGGGCGGCAAGCGCGTCGCCAAGGATCCGGCCAAACCCCTTGCCATCGGGGTGAACTCGGTCGAAAAGCGGGGCCAGGACCAACTCCATCTCCACATGGCCCAGGTGTACCCCGGCACACTGCGCGATCTAAGAGCCATCCCGCAGCCCGAGACGAACCTGTACGCATGGACGAAGACCGACGTCATCCTGAACGTCGATCCCGCGAAGACCCCTAATTCGAAGCGACACTTCCATGTCGTGAAGTACACCGGTGGACTCCCCGACCTGTTCAAGGTCCTGCACGGTCAGATGACGGCCTCGCAGGACATCGGAAAGTACTCGATCGCAGTCGTCGACGCCGGCCAGCCCAATACCTATTTCGTACTCGCCAGCACACCGACTCTCGGCGGAGGAACCGCCACAGGTACCGGGTCGATGGACGAGATCTACGCCTGGGTCCACAAGTAG
- a CDS encoding HPP family protein, with the protein MNVRPAGRAGAGLRGLGPVAGGPSVREAIRAGTGAGVALGLVGLVLAASGVDLRLGLFLIAPFGATAVLVFAAPNSPLAQPWPATVGNVVSAVVGVATTPTIPLPALRVALAVGLSVGLMIGCHAVHPPAGAVAMTAALSPETIHSLGFRFVLAPVLAGTLLLVVLAAGYARLTGRRYPYRRFDDASPPAARLGLDEDELTGLLDRYEQSLNLGVADLARLIGAAELQAAGHRAGPLAASDVMSRDLVTVGSETPLRDVATLFDEYGFTSLPVISSEGTFAGVVFQIHLVRRLMRPDEVELRAADVMSPEPAVATPGTAVGALLPLLAESGCDAVPVLRGRTLVGIVTRTDLIAALARRTLRDPLPPSSVPE; encoded by the coding sequence GTGAACGTGCGCCCAGCGGGCAGGGCCGGCGCCGGCCTGCGCGGCCTCGGCCCGGTGGCCGGGGGTCCCTCGGTCCGTGAGGCGATCCGGGCCGGGACGGGTGCCGGAGTCGCGCTCGGACTCGTCGGCCTGGTGCTCGCAGCGTCGGGGGTCGACCTGCGACTCGGGCTCTTCCTGATAGCGCCGTTCGGGGCGACCGCCGTGCTCGTCTTCGCCGCGCCGAACAGTCCGCTGGCACAACCGTGGCCCGCGACCGTCGGCAACGTGGTGTCGGCCGTCGTGGGGGTGGCGACGACCCCCACCATCCCGCTGCCGGCCCTCCGGGTGGCGCTGGCGGTGGGCCTGTCCGTGGGCCTGATGATCGGGTGCCACGCGGTGCATCCGCCCGCCGGCGCGGTGGCGATGACGGCCGCGCTCAGTCCGGAGACGATCCACTCGCTGGGATTCCGGTTCGTCCTCGCGCCGGTCCTCGCGGGCACACTCCTACTGGTCGTCCTCGCCGCCGGATACGCACGGCTGACCGGGCGGCGTTATCCGTATCGCCGGTTCGACGACGCGTCTCCGCCGGCGGCGCGGCTCGGTCTCGACGAAGACGAACTGACCGGTCTCCTCGATCGCTACGAGCAGTCGCTCAACCTCGGCGTCGCCGATCTCGCCCGCCTGATCGGGGCAGCAGAGCTCCAGGCCGCCGGGCATCGGGCGGGTCCGCTCGCCGCCTCGGATGTGATGTCCCGCGACCTGGTGACGGTGGGCTCCGAGACGCCGCTGCGGGACGTCGCGACCCTCTTCGACGAGTACGGCTTCACCTCGCTTCCGGTGATCTCGAGCGAGGGCACGTTCGCCGGGGTTGTCTTCCAGATCCATCTCGTGCGCCGGTTGATGCGTCCCGACGAGGTCGAGTTGCGCGCCGCGGACGTGATGTCGCCGGAGCCGGCCGTCGCGACCCCGGGCACGGCGGTCGGCGCCCTGCTGCCGCTGCTCGCCGAGAGCGGATGCGACGCGGTTCCGGTGCTGCGGGGCCGGACCCTGGTCGGCATCGTCACCCGGACCGACCTCATCGCGGCGCTCGCTCGGCGGACGCTGCGGGACCCGCTGCCGCCCAGCTCGGTGCCGGAGTAA